A region of the Thalassoroseus pseudoceratinae genome:
CAGCACGAATCTCATCCGGAAACCCATCGACCGGCCGGCTGGGATTTCGTTTTTGCTCGCGGTGTGATTCTGGGCGGCAATGGTGAGGAACTCCTGTTTCAGCCTTCATCGGCAGCAGTGCCACTTTGGCTTACAATCGCTCAGGACCAATCGCCGCTAATGTATCGCACGAATATCGTGCTTCTGAGCCGATGTCAAAACCTGCCGGTGCGGTGCGTCGTCCGTGTTGATCTGGCGAAGCCGGGAACCGCATCGATCTTGGCTATTTCGTCCGACCCACTTGCGGAGGAATCGGATTGTCAATTGAAGCTGCCAGAGGAATTCCGCAGGACGGTGAGTTTGGGGATCGAAGAACTCAAACGAGGGCATTTGACGTCAGCGACGCGAACACCAACGCTCCGCAATCACAGTTTTCAGATGGAAACACGCCCCGATGGTTTGGAAGCGTTGCGACGATGTCTCCGAGGGTTGTTGCTCGGCGGGCGACATGCCATTCCGACGGGACGTCTGCCGGAATTGACCCGCAATGTCCGTCGACTTGAGATCCAGAAACAGCCCATGGCGGCGAGTTTGCTAGGGACATTGGCCCGTTCCGCGACGGCATCGCAGACAGATTTTGAGGGAATCCGTTTCCCGAACGACCCGTCGCCACTTGCCGAAACCTACTTGGCTGCATCATGTTACGAGATGTCTGCTCGTCGTCATTTTGAGCAAGACGGATGGCGACAACTCGACACGCAATGAGCCGAGTCCGGTTGTATGACTTGTGGCGCGTATGCCACTCCTGCCCAGAATTCTCGCGATGTCAAATGCTCCAGCCGATCATGGACAGTGTGCCAAGGAAGGCGGCGCACATTGTGCGACATCAATTCGAATCGATCTGAACCCAAAGGAGTGGGGCAGAATGCGTGAAATCGGAAAATGCGCTTGCGGGATGCTACTCGTTTTGAGCGTCGGTTGCACCAGTGTGCTGCGGTCATCTTCGTCATCAAGCTGCGGATTGGTGCCCGCATCGGACTACGGACACGCTTCCGTTCAGTGCGGCCAAACGGATACGTCGTGTGCATCCAACCAGACCGGTTGCACGCAATCCGGCGGCTGCGTCACAGCGAAATCGTCTGACTGTGGTTGGGGGTTGCTCGGACCGACGTTTTCCGACCCTCGATTAACCGAAGGAACCGCCCCCTGTCTGTGGCAGTACGGTTACAACGTGATTCTCTCAGGATCGCAAATGTGCAATGCGATTCTCGGTGGTGATCCCGATGAGTCATTGTCGTCACGCTTCGGGCGAGCCGAACAAGACGGCGTTTGGCCGGTGAAATATGTGGTCGCACCGGTTGCCGATGCGTTGATCGGCCCCGATCACTGTCAAAGATCCACAGAGTGCCAGGGCAACCGCAAACGCGAAGTATGGTCTTGGTGAATCGCGGGGGAATGCATTGTTGCCCATTCGCTCGGGGCGAATTATTTTGCTCAAATTGAGATCCATTCCCTCTTGCTCTCCGTATAATGCGGTGGAGGGGTTCGAATCCAATGAGCGCAATTTCAATCCGTTGCCCACTGTGCGGTAATGAAAACCTATTTCCCGAACAGTTCGCGGGCCGAACGCTCGCATGCGCTCACTGCGGGGAAGAGTTGACGCTGCCAGAAGACTCTGTCCCGACCACAACGACACCCACACAGCCGCAAACTTCACCTCCATTGACCGTTCCCAACTCAACCCGCAAAGGATTTCTCAGTCGAGTCCGGGAATTCACGTGTCGTCGTGTGGGGCAAGCGATTGGTTTGATCTTGGGAATCTATGGCGGAGTGACGGCCGGTTTGTGGTTTGCATTCCAACAAGGTTGGGCCGGTGGAATACTGAGCATCGCAACCGCTCCCATCGGCGGATTGATCGGATTAATGGTCGGTCAAGCTTTCGGTCGTCGGATGGGAGGATGGATTGGTGGTCGCCGATACGGTTGGTTCGGGCTGTTGGTCGGCCTGTGTGGCGGACTGGCAATGTGGGCGTGGGATCGCGAAAACGGATGGTCGGAAATTACAACGGCAGCCTTGGACCCGCTCGATTGGGGACGTTTGGCTACCGTGATGGCATTCTCCGCTCTGATTCTGGGAGTTTCTGTCGCCGTCGCCGAACGATTGTTCGGACGCTCCGCAAAATAGGTCCCGCTCACAACTACCGACTGGCGGTCATGTCTTGAGTCGCAGCATTGATCGGCGGTCGAGGCAACCGTTTCGGCGTTCCCGCTTGGCTAACCGCGGCACCGGCCGTCGCTGTTGTCGCTGCCGGAGGCGAAAGCAACGCCGATCGCATCGCTTCAACGATTTTCCGTTCCGGTCGTTGCGGATCGGCGGCCACTTGGCAAACTTTGGTCAGCATTCCCGGTGCTCCTTGCATCAAACGATGCTCGACACGCTGACGGCTGTTCCGGAGACCGTTGCGAAGCCCTTCTCGGACGCTACGTTCGTTCATCAGCAAACCGGACGTTCGCACCCACGCCGGTTCGCCGATTGCCCAGTTGTCTGGCGGGAGTTGGAATCGGGTTCCCTGAACCGACAATTGCGGTTGGCCATTCTGCATGACTCTCGCCAAGTCAAAGGCGATCCACAACTCCTTGCGATGCCCCATCGTCAATTGGAGTGGACCACAATTCGCCTGACCGACTGAACCGGCCAGCGAAATTCCTTGAATCGACAACCGAAGATTCTTCATACCAAGCCATAACGTTGCTTGGTCATTGGATTTCTGTTCGATGACGGCTCGTGTGACTTCCCCTTGATACGAGAGGTTTTGAAACAAGCATTGAAAAGCCACCCCGTTTTTCTGGACCTGATGCTGAATGTTCTCCAGATTGCCAGAAATGGGAAAGTTCACTGCGATCGGGACTGATTCACCAGCCGAGAGCGGTTGCCAAGCGAACAGAAAACAGGTGAATGTCGACAACAATCGAACGGTAGAAGATCGCATGGCATCCTTTCCAGCGAGGTAGCAAATAAACGCCGATCCATCGGCAATCCGCATCTTGAGCAAAATGAGAGCCGAATCGAAAGAAAATGGAAGTTCATCTAGGGAAGGAACAGCAACTTGAAGAACTCTAACTCAGTTTTGCCAGGGAATTTCGACGTTCACGATCACTCAATTGCGGGAGCCGGTTGAGTGAAAAAACCGATCGACGGGGTGCGTGTGGTGGTTCATGTTGGTCGATCGTGCAAGAATCTCGTGAGGGGCGTGCAGGATTTGCAATTCCGGGTTCGCGTCCCTTCGAAAGCGTTGCTATACTGCGAAACACACTCATCTTCATTGGGAAATGATATCGCTCATGTCGGCAGTTCGTGGAATTCGAGGGGCAACCTCAGTCACGGTTGATGAACCGGAGGAAGTGCTTGCGGCTACACGCGAGTTACTCGAGGAAATTCTTTCGGCCAACCGCATCGATCACTTCGAAGACATTGTCTCGGCCATTTTTACCACGACGGAAGACCTCTCCTCCACGTTTCCCGCCGAAGCGGCGCGGCGTCTGGGGATGTCGCAGGTTCCGTTGTTGTGTGCTCGTGAGATTCCCGTCAGTGGCAGTATGCCGATGTGTATTCGCGTGCTGTTGCATGTGAACACCGAGCAAACCCAGGCGGAAATGCGGCACATCTATCTCCGAGAAGCACGCCGCCTGCGTCCCGACGTCACCAGTGCTCAATAAGCCGGTGTCGTGAGAGCGATTGCAATCGCCATTGCCATACTGTGACGGATATTTACGTCCGACATGACCATGTAGCGGCCTGCGCTGACGATGCGTGAGGCACCGCGTCTGGCACGGAAATCGTTTCGCGCGCAAACTTCTCTTTCGTCAGGTCCGAGAATCTGTTACAGGGTCTTTTCAGGTGACGGATCACCGACTTGTTCCGGAGAGGATGCATGGACGATTATTCAGACCCAGCGGATCGAAAAGATTCGCCCGTCTCCCGCCCGCAAGACCGGTCTGCATCGGCAGCCGATCACCCGGAACCGCTGATTCCGGAAGATGCCGGCTTTGGATGGCTGATGTCCGTGGGGGTGTTCCGTTTTCTGGGATATCTCCTTCGCACGACCGGAACAATTTTGCGGTGGGCCTTTGCGGTCGTGGCTTGGGTACTCTCGCCACTGACGGCACCGTTCCGCTCGGGACGTTACGCGGTCCTGAATTCCAAGAAGAATGCCAAGGCCACCGCTAAGGATATGTCGAAGCCATCGACGGCCGCCGTCGGTCATTGGTTGGGGCGTCAGCAGCGAGTGGCTTCGATCCGTCTGCGACAAGGTGTGATGTGGCTTGGCGATCGTATTCACCGCGACACGGCTTGGCTATGCGCGAGTATCACCGGAACCGCCGGATTGGTGCTGATGGCAATCATGCAGTTGATGTATGTGCTGCCGACCACCGCTTCCCTGTCGTCGCAAGATTCACCAACAGCCGTCGGACCGCACGAAGCCCGTGACTTGTTGCCGCTGATCACCAGCACGGGAACGTCGGCCACACCGGTTCCGTTCCCTATTGATCTGCCGGACTTCGCTCCGACGGGGAATTTCGACAAGCATCGTCTCGACGAACGCCCGGCTCTTGAGGTCTCCCAGACCGATCGTCCTTCGTTCGACCCAAGCAAGCCGTTTGTGCCGACACGCCCGGTCGCACGTCCGCCAGTGAACGCGGATGTTGAGCCAGCGGCGAACGAGAGTTCCGCGTCGACTCCACCGGCGATCAAAACGATCCCCACCGAGAGTGTGCCAAGTCCGCAGCCAACGGGATCGAACGATCCATTAGACAATCTATTCCCGCAGGATGGTTTGTCGTCGAACGTTCCGCCGCCCGCAAGTCCGCAGCCAAGTTCGTCGGCATTCGACCCAGTTGTTCCTACACCGATTCCCACTGCCGATCCACGAGACTCTCAACCGATTCCAGTGGAGATTGCATCGGACCCGGAACCGTGGCGTGACTCGGTTCCACTGCCGGCCGATGACCCACTCGACAGTTTGTTCGGGCCAGTGCCGCAGCCGAAGCCGTCGTCGGAACCGCTGCCAGCGGAATCGGTGACGCCGCCATCTCCACAACCCGCGCGATCCGAAGTTCCGTCCGCTCCCGCGGATACCGATCCGTTAGACGCGTTATTCGGGCCAAACCCGATGCCGCCGAAAACTGAACCGCCACAACCAACACTATCGGAACCTGTTCGTCCGGAACCAACACCCGCTCGTTCAGACGACCCGTTGGATGTCTTGTTTGCCCCGAGTGCAAAACCGCCCGCAACGACGCCAGTCTCGAATCCGGCAACGGTTCCGCCACGAACACCGGCGGCGCTCGTGGAACCCGAACCTGCTGCGGCTGATCCACTTGATTCCCTGTTCGGGCCAATGGTTGAGCCGCCCAAAACGGAGACGCCATCGGCACCACCGGAAGCCAAGCCGGACCTCGAACTCCCGGACTTTTCTCCGTCGCCACGTGAAGAGGACGTGAAGATCACGCCCGTCCCGGAAGCGGTCGATCCATTGGATGCACTCTGGGAGCCAACGACGAAACCGACACCGACACCAACGCCCGAACCGAGAACACCACCACAGCCAAACCGAGCGGAACCGAAACCAGAACGGCGGTCCGATGACCCGTTGGATTCCTTATTCAATTCGAAACCAGTGTCGCCGGAACCAGTTCCAACAACGGACATGCCCGACGTACCGGATTTCTCCAATCCCCCAACACCAACCGTTCAACCAACGGAATCGAAACCGGTTGGAAAAGACCCCTTGGATGGGTTGTTCGATTCGCCACCGATGTCGCCCGAACCGATGCCAACTTTAGATGTGCCGGATTTCTCGAACGGACCAGCGACTCAGGAACCACGACCGACACCGCAAACAGACGCAGTCGACCCGTTGGACTCGTTGTTTGGTCCACGAATGGATGACAACGATCGTGGCGAACGCCCGCTGCAACCAGAACCGGATTTCAACGCCGCTGGCCAGCCGAATGCCAACGAGAACAAACCAGCGATGAACGAATCATCGGTTCCGTATTCGGTGGAACCGCGACCGTCGATCGAACCGCCCATCGAACGTCTTCCGGTGGAGAGAAAACCGACATCGCCACGTGTGCCGGGGGACCCGTTGGATTCGCTGTTCCCAAGTGTGCCCAGCGCGACGCCTCCGCCGCCGCGACCCGTGACCGAACCGAAACGGGCCATGGTCGATCCCGAGGACCAGTTCGAAGTGCAGGTTCTTGCGTTGCCGCCGAGTGATCCCGCGACGTTCAATCTCTCCTCACGAATTCGACTACCGGACCGAATACCGCGTCCGACGACAATTTCCCGCGACCGTTGGGAACGAACCACGGGGGCCACGATTCAAATCGCGGCTCCCGTTCGGTCGTATCAGGAGCGGCTTTCGGACGAGACCCGCCGCCAACTCGAAGCGGACCTCAGTGACGGCCCCGCCAGCAATAATGTGCCGGTTGTGACTGCGGGCAATCGTGAGGATCACCTTCGGGAACATGAATTGGATGTGTCCGTCGAGAAACGCAGTCCGTCGCAAGTCGCGGCGAATCTGCCCACGCAATATGAAATCTGGGTGCACAATCGCGGTGGGAAACCGATTCCAAGTGTGGATGTCGACGACAACGTGCCACCAACGCATCGTGTTATTGCCGTCAATCCGCCGGCTCTGTTTGACCAGAATATGCTGCGTTGGCGATTGCGAGATCTGAAACCAAACGAGCGTCGCAAACTGACCGTGGAACTTGTCCCAACACAGACCGGCACGATCGAAACGTCGGCCTACGTGAAGGCGACGGTTACGGTCTCTTCGTCAACCAATGTCGAATCGCAACCGCTTCCCAATTTGAATCCGGAACCGACGCAACCGATTCCATCACGAACCGCAGCCCCGGAAACGAGACCCCAACCGCGGACTTCGCCAATCAAGTTGCGATTGGACATGGGGGTTCCTGACCGTCTGCGAATCGGGCAGCCCTGTGGCATCGTGTTCACGGTAACGAACAACGGCACCGAACAAGTCGAGGGCGTTTGGTTGCGAACCTCGCTACCGGAAACGCTCACTCACCGGATTGGTCAACGGTTAGAGTACATCGTCGGCCGCCTCGCTGCGGGGGAATCGAAGGAAATTCACTTGGCTCCGCAAGCGAGAACCGCTGGGCAGTTGCCAATCGACGCCGTCATTCTGGTTGATGGTGAGGAAGCGGACATCGCTAGACGAGAACCGGTGGTGTACGATCCCGGTTTGCGTCTACGACGGAAGGGTTGGCGAGAGATCACGGTGGGGCGAGCCGTGACTTTCACGAACCATGTCGAAAACCATACGGATCGGGACCTTCAGCGGATTCGCGTCGAGGAATTTGTGCCCAATGGGATGGAAGTTGTCGATGTGGGGCAGGGGGGAATCTACGATGAGGTCACTCACCGTATCACCTGGAATCTCTCGCTGATTCCGGCTCACCAAACACGAACGCTCGATGTCACCCTTCGTCCGCAGGATACCGGGCCGCACCGGACGGAAGTCTCCGCCACAGTCGGCGAAGACTCCGCGATGCCAATTATCGCCCGTGTCGAAGCGAAACCTGTCGACGAGCTTGCGACGAATCGGGTGGACCGATAACGGATCGATCAGCTGAGAAGGTTATCGCCACCGTTTTCCTGCTGATGAATGGTCACGGGCCAACCAGGGAATTGGTTGTCGGCGTTACCATCGGTGGCATCGACGAGGAAACGGAACGACTCGATAAGGTAGGTTTTCTCTTTCGGATCGATGGTGACTAAACCAAACCCGCTGCCTTTTTGATGGGCCTTTTCGTAACGGTTTCGTTTGGTTCCAACTTCGGGGTTTCCAACGGCGTACACATAGGCCTTGTTGCCGAACCCGTCGATGAATTCTCCGGTGTTCGCCAAACCGTGTTGCGGTCGATTCTCGTGGGGCATGCCGATCTCATCCGGACGCCACCATCGCGGATAACCCGCTGAGATTGCCGGCGTACAGAAGGACCAATTGCTGTCTCGCTGTTCGTCAACTCCGTATTGCACGAGCGTGGTGAGGTGCTGGTCACCATTGATGTGCAGCGGTTTCGCTTCACGGAAGATGCGGATGGCGTTGTTCCGCGGAGTTTGGGGCCAGCTCCCACAATCTAAGTCTGCTTTCAGGTAACCGTTGTAGCCACCATGATGCGTTGCCACTCCGGCGAAGACCGTCTGGCTGAGTAGGACTTTTAACGCATGACCGTCCCAGTTCCTGGCCCACTCTTCGAGGAATTCTTCTTGGCGTTCTCCGAGTAGAACCAAGCCGGGTTTGTCGAGCTTTTGTGTGTCGAAGTCAGGATCGGAGACGTGATCTGCCCGACCGCTACCGGTCTCGACCCGTTCGGGACCGCTCTTCCATTGTCGGTCGGCAACGACTGCAAAACCGACGTCACCGTAGATCATTACTCCGTAATAAACGCTGATATCCTGTTTACAGGGCTCGGGATCGTAGAAGTCGGGATGATGGGCGGTGTTGGTTTTGTGGACAACATTGACCATCCGGGCCGGCTCGCGATAGCCGCCTTTGGAAGACGTACTCCCGGACGTCATTTTCGCTCCACCTTCGCCCCAGATGTTGCCTTGAAAGACATCGTGATCATCGGGGAGACAGAGTGTCGGACGATCACGCATGGCTTCCCCGAAGGCCCAGCCATGTTGGTAGAATTTCCGCAGGTAGTTCAAGATGGCTGGTTCGGCGGGATCGCGGATGATGCCATAACCGCCGTGGTTCTCATAGAGTTGATCGCCGGAGAAGTACAGCATGTCTGGATCGAGCGCGAGTAAGTTGTTCGCGACCGGTTCGTAGGGAAAACCGTAATCGTTTTGGCAGGTCAGCGCACCGAGTCGCAATGGTCGACCTGCGGGATTTTCCCGAATGATTCCCGTGCGTTCCGAGACAGTTTCGGAGCCATCTTTGTGTTGCTCGCGATAGATCAACTTGAATGGCGTGCTCTGTTTTTCGTTCCAGTTGGGAATTCGGAATGTCGCGGTCCAGGCGTCGGTATCTAGTTTGGCTTCGCCGAGCGATTTCCATTCGTCGTTTAATTTGGCTTTGAGTTCGACGGTCTGATTGTCTTTCTCACCCAACGGCCCGGTGAGTGCGCTGATTTTCATCACGAAACCCTCATCGCTGCGGGAATCGCTGAGAGAGTACATCGACCAAAGGATCGGGCCGAATTTTTGTTCCGGTTTGACGGTGAATGCGTCTCCGCCGACCGTCCATTCATGGAACCGATATTGGGAACCGCGTCCGCCTTTGATCTTTGCATCGAGATTGTTCACGACAGCAATGTTGCCGAGGACGTTTTGCGTGGGCACATTCCGGACGATCACGCCATGCTGAGTACCGGTTTCGGGGTCGAGTACCGTCAGCGTGAGCTTGTACGCATCTTTGGCTGGTTCTCCCGTGAGCACCAAGCGGTAGGAACTCGGAATTTCGTCCATGTTCAGACCGGTCTTTTGCGGTCCGAGGACGAGTTGATTGTCGACCACGCCACAGGTGATGCCGTTCTTTGCAAAGCAGTTGCTACGGTATTCGTTAAGGTCGCTGCGAATGCCTACACGGAAGCCGAACCCACCATCCTTCTGTTTGACCTTCACGCGGGTAGCGTGCAAGGTCATTTGGAACTCGCCCTTGGGGTTTGTGAGTTGATGGGTAATAAGATGAATGTTGCGATCGCCTCCGAACGATTGGCATTCCGCGGCTCCGTCGACGATCCGCCAATTCTCCATCGGATTCGCCCACAAATCTTCCCCGAGCCAAACTCGATCGTGGGTATTGTGCCATTGGCTCTTGAAGCTCGGCGGTGCGGAATCCTTGGAGGCTTGAGCGTGAGAGCGTCGCGGCGATAAAACACCCGCCACACTAGTTCCGAGCGCGACGAATTTGAGAGCCATCCTACGAGTCAGCGAAGGCATATTGGACAATTCCTAATCATCAAATTGTGAGTTTGTTGGTCAAGTCGCGATGTATTGAAGACAACGCGATTGCTCATATTCAGGTCGCCGATGTTGGCGAAAATCGGTTAGCTCAACTTTTTCAGTCGGCTGATTCGGCCTGTGGCGACCCATTCGGCGACGAAGATGTCTCCGTTGGCCGCGAAACAGGCATCGTGGGGATGCACGAACTT
Encoded here:
- the aroH gene encoding chorismate mutase, with the protein product MSAVRGIRGATSVTVDEPEEVLAATRELLEEILSANRIDHFEDIVSAIFTTTEDLSSTFPAEAARRLGMSQVPLLCAREIPVSGSMPMCIRVLLHVNTEQTQAEMRHIYLREARRLRPDVTSAQ
- a CDS encoding COG1361 family protein; translation: MDDYSDPADRKDSPVSRPQDRSASAADHPEPLIPEDAGFGWLMSVGVFRFLGYLLRTTGTILRWAFAVVAWVLSPLTAPFRSGRYAVLNSKKNAKATAKDMSKPSTAAVGHWLGRQQRVASIRLRQGVMWLGDRIHRDTAWLCASITGTAGLVLMAIMQLMYVLPTTASLSSQDSPTAVGPHEARDLLPLITSTGTSATPVPFPIDLPDFAPTGNFDKHRLDERPALEVSQTDRPSFDPSKPFVPTRPVARPPVNADVEPAANESSASTPPAIKTIPTESVPSPQPTGSNDPLDNLFPQDGLSSNVPPPASPQPSSSAFDPVVPTPIPTADPRDSQPIPVEIASDPEPWRDSVPLPADDPLDSLFGPVPQPKPSSEPLPAESVTPPSPQPARSEVPSAPADTDPLDALFGPNPMPPKTEPPQPTLSEPVRPEPTPARSDDPLDVLFAPSAKPPATTPVSNPATVPPRTPAALVEPEPAAADPLDSLFGPMVEPPKTETPSAPPEAKPDLELPDFSPSPREEDVKITPVPEAVDPLDALWEPTTKPTPTPTPEPRTPPQPNRAEPKPERRSDDPLDSLFNSKPVSPEPVPTTDMPDVPDFSNPPTPTVQPTESKPVGKDPLDGLFDSPPMSPEPMPTLDVPDFSNGPATQEPRPTPQTDAVDPLDSLFGPRMDDNDRGERPLQPEPDFNAAGQPNANENKPAMNESSVPYSVEPRPSIEPPIERLPVERKPTSPRVPGDPLDSLFPSVPSATPPPPRPVTEPKRAMVDPEDQFEVQVLALPPSDPATFNLSSRIRLPDRIPRPTTISRDRWERTTGATIQIAAPVRSYQERLSDETRRQLEADLSDGPASNNVPVVTAGNREDHLREHELDVSVEKRSPSQVAANLPTQYEIWVHNRGGKPIPSVDVDDNVPPTHRVIAVNPPALFDQNMLRWRLRDLKPNERRKLTVELVPTQTGTIETSAYVKATVTVSSSTNVESQPLPNLNPEPTQPIPSRTAAPETRPQPRTSPIKLRLDMGVPDRLRIGQPCGIVFTVTNNGTEQVEGVWLRTSLPETLTHRIGQRLEYIVGRLAAGESKEIHLAPQARTAGQLPIDAVILVDGEEADIARREPVVYDPGLRLRRKGWREITVGRAVTFTNHVENHTDRDLQRIRVEEFVPNGMEVVDVGQGGIYDEVTHRITWNLSLIPAHQTRTLDVTLRPQDTGPHRTEVSATVGEDSAMPIIARVEAKPVDELATNRVDR
- a CDS encoding alkaline phosphatase D family protein, producing MPSLTRRMALKFVALGTSVAGVLSPRRSHAQASKDSAPPSFKSQWHNTHDRVWLGEDLWANPMENWRIVDGAAECQSFGGDRNIHLITHQLTNPKGEFQMTLHATRVKVKQKDGGFGFRVGIRSDLNEYRSNCFAKNGITCGVVDNQLVLGPQKTGLNMDEIPSSYRLVLTGEPAKDAYKLTLTVLDPETGTQHGVIVRNVPTQNVLGNIAVVNNLDAKIKGGRGSQYRFHEWTVGGDAFTVKPEQKFGPILWSMYSLSDSRSDEGFVMKISALTGPLGEKDNQTVELKAKLNDEWKSLGEAKLDTDAWTATFRIPNWNEKQSTPFKLIYREQHKDGSETVSERTGIIRENPAGRPLRLGALTCQNDYGFPYEPVANNLLALDPDMLYFSGDQLYENHGGYGIIRDPAEPAILNYLRKFYQHGWAFGEAMRDRPTLCLPDDHDVFQGNIWGEGGAKMTSGSTSSKGGYREPARMVNVVHKTNTAHHPDFYDPEPCKQDISVYYGVMIYGDVGFAVVADRQWKSGPERVETGSGRADHVSDPDFDTQKLDKPGLVLLGERQEEFLEEWARNWDGHALKVLLSQTVFAGVATHHGGYNGYLKADLDCGSWPQTPRNNAIRIFREAKPLHINGDQHLTTLVQYGVDEQRDSNWSFCTPAISAGYPRWWRPDEIGMPHENRPQHGLANTGEFIDGFGNKAYVYAVGNPEVGTKRNRYEKAHQKGSGFGLVTIDPKEKTYLIESFRFLVDATDGNADNQFPGWPVTIHQQENGGDNLLS